The following proteins are co-located in the Vidua macroura isolate BioBank_ID:100142 chromosome 1, ASM2450914v1, whole genome shotgun sequence genome:
- the CHCHD7 gene encoding coiled-coil-helix-coiled-coil-helix domain-containing protein 7 isoform X1 — MQTSKNLFICCGWVRHCAKVRVSRMSRHAKKLRDHDINPCLAETDATTKCMDDNNYNKDMCTDYFLKYKNCRKFWHGIMMQRKRSGVKPEMPSAEERKKILESMGKPY; from the exons ATGCAAACatctaaaaatctttttatctGTTGTGGTTGGGTGAGGCATTGTG cCAAGGTACGAGTGTCTAGAATGTCCAGGCATGCAAAAAAGCTTAGAGATCACGATATAAATCCATGTCTAGCG GAAACAGATGCCACTACAAAATGTATGGATGACAACAACTATAACAAGGACATGTGTACTGATTATTTTTTGAAGTacaaaaactgcagaaaattctGG CATGGAATTATGATGCAAAGGAAGAGAAGTGGTGTGAAACCAGAGATGCCctcagcagaagaaagaaagaaaatcttggAATCAATGGGGAAGCCCTACTGA
- the CHCHD7 gene encoding coiled-coil-helix-coiled-coil-helix domain-containing protein 7 isoform X2 has translation MSRHAKKLRDHDINPCLAETDATTKCMDDNNYNKDMCTDYFLKYKNCRKFWHGIMMQRKRSGVKPEMPSAEERKKILESMGKPY, from the exons ATGTCCAGGCATGCAAAAAAGCTTAGAGATCACGATATAAATCCATGTCTAGCG GAAACAGATGCCACTACAAAATGTATGGATGACAACAACTATAACAAGGACATGTGTACTGATTATTTTTTGAAGTacaaaaactgcagaaaattctGG CATGGAATTATGATGCAAAGGAAGAGAAGTGGTGTGAAACCAGAGATGCCctcagcagaagaaagaaagaaaatcttggAATCAATGGGGAAGCCCTACTGA